A region of Micromonospora chokoriensis DNA encodes the following proteins:
- a CDS encoding Nramp family divalent metal transporter → MVTDELTTPRATPLQVARARGRVRGRLILLGPAFVAAVAYVDPGNFATNSAAGARYGYLLVWVVVVANLMAMLVQTLTAKLGLATGRSLPELCRERLPKPLNKAMWVQAELVAMATDLAEVIGGAVALYLLFGIPLLPGGIIIGTTAFAVLALRSRGFRAFEIAIAVGLGVIVLAFAANLLAAGSDPGSAVAGLVPRLQGTDSVLLAAGILGATVMPHVIYVHSALTRDRIPATDDTERRILFRGQRTDVLLALSAAGAVNLAMLLIAAASFRGGGPSGADSLEGVHAGLGQTIGTAAAFGFAIALLVSGLASTSVGTYAGEVIMQGFLRRRIPLLLRRLITLVPALAVLAIGLDPTRALVLSQVILSFGIPFALIPVVAFTRRRDLMGNLVNHPLTTAAASLVAVLVVALNAFLLWQVVAG, encoded by the coding sequence ATGGTCACCGACGAACTGACGACGCCGAGGGCCACTCCACTACAGGTGGCCCGCGCGCGCGGGCGCGTACGCGGGCGACTGATCCTGCTCGGCCCGGCGTTCGTCGCCGCGGTCGCGTACGTCGACCCCGGCAACTTCGCCACCAACTCCGCCGCCGGCGCCCGGTACGGCTACCTGCTGGTCTGGGTCGTGGTGGTGGCCAACCTGATGGCGATGCTGGTGCAGACCCTCACCGCGAAGCTGGGCCTGGCCACCGGTCGCAGCCTGCCCGAACTGTGCCGGGAACGTCTGCCCAAGCCCCTCAACAAGGCCATGTGGGTGCAGGCCGAGCTGGTCGCCATGGCCACCGACCTCGCCGAGGTGATCGGTGGCGCGGTCGCCCTGTACCTGCTCTTCGGCATCCCCCTGCTGCCCGGCGGGATCATCATCGGCACCACCGCGTTCGCCGTGCTGGCGCTGCGCTCGCGGGGCTTCCGCGCCTTCGAGATCGCCATCGCCGTCGGGCTCGGCGTCATCGTCCTGGCGTTCGCGGCGAACCTGCTCGCCGCCGGCTCCGACCCGGGATCCGCCGTGGCCGGCCTGGTGCCTCGACTCCAGGGCACCGACAGCGTGCTGCTGGCCGCCGGCATCCTCGGTGCCACGGTCATGCCGCACGTCATCTACGTGCACTCCGCGCTGACCCGCGACCGCATCCCCGCCACCGACGACACCGAGCGGCGGATCCTGTTCCGTGGTCAACGCACGGACGTGCTGCTCGCCCTGAGCGCGGCCGGCGCGGTCAACCTCGCCATGCTGCTGATCGCCGCCGCCAGCTTCCGGGGCGGCGGACCGAGTGGCGCGGACAGCCTGGAGGGTGTGCACGCCGGGCTCGGACAGACCATCGGCACCGCCGCGGCGTTCGGGTTCGCCATCGCCCTGCTGGTCTCCGGGCTGGCCTCCACGAGTGTGGGCACCTACGCCGGCGAGGTGATCATGCAGGGCTTCCTGCGGCGGCGGATTCCGCTGCTGCTGCGCCGGCTGATCACCCTCGTGCCCGCGCTGGCCGTGCTCGCCATCGGCCTCGACCCCACCCGCGCACTCGTGCTGTCCCAGGTCATCCTCAGCTTCGGCATCCCGTTCGCGCTGATCCCGGTGGTCGCCTTCACCCGCCGCCGGGACCTGATGGGCAACCTGGTCAACCACCCGCTCACCACGGCCGCCGCGTCCCTGGTGGCGGTCCTGGTGGTCGCACTGAACGCCTTCCTGCTCTGGCAGGTCGTCGCGGGCTAG
- a CDS encoding GntR family transcriptional regulator, whose translation MIEFVLDSRSKVNTYMQLVQQVKQALRVGLLTPGDQLPKVRDVAQSLAINPNTVLKAYRELEIEGLVGGRPGVGTFVQRTLASASLPNQAELRDDLVAWLHRAQAAGLTAEDVIALVETTLRATLAEDTPQKEPA comes from the coding sequence GTGATCGAGTTCGTACTGGACAGCCGGTCGAAGGTGAACACCTACATGCAGCTCGTGCAGCAGGTGAAACAGGCGCTGCGAGTCGGCCTGCTGACGCCGGGCGACCAGTTGCCGAAGGTTCGGGACGTCGCGCAATCCCTGGCGATCAACCCGAACACGGTGCTGAAGGCGTACCGGGAGCTGGAGATCGAGGGCCTGGTCGGCGGCCGACCCGGGGTGGGCACGTTCGTCCAGCGCACCCTGGCCAGCGCGTCCCTGCCCAACCAGGCCGAGCTCCGCGACGACCTGGTCGCCTGGCTGCACCGGGCCCAGGCCGCCGGCCTCACCGCCGAGGACGTCATCGCCCTGGTGGAGACCACGCTGCGCGCCACCCTCGCCGAGGACACCCCGCAGAAGGAACCCGCATGA
- a CDS encoding ABC transporter ATP-binding protein, protein MDHVLEAERLGKRYGSTWALRDCSLDLPAGRIAALVGPNGAGKSTLLHLAVGLLKPDAGTVRVFGRSTYGDTDGLADIGFVAQDTPLYRDFTASELVVAGGKLNKRWDATLARQRLAQLGIPPDKPVGKLSGGQRAQVALALALAKQPRLLLLDEPVASLDPLARREFLQSLMGSVAESGTTVLLSSHLLADLERVCDYLIVLNAAKVQLTGAVDDLVAEHRQLVGPRHDGGVIGGVAAVVRASHTDRQSTLLVRTDGPVTDPAWTIREVSLEDVVLAYLAEGTAQTRHSEWGVAA, encoded by the coding sequence ATGGACCATGTCTTGGAGGCAGAACGGCTGGGCAAGCGGTACGGCAGCACCTGGGCGTTGCGGGACTGTTCGCTGGACCTGCCGGCCGGCCGGATCGCCGCGTTGGTCGGGCCCAACGGCGCGGGCAAGAGCACGCTGTTGCACCTGGCCGTCGGGCTGCTCAAGCCCGACGCGGGCACGGTGCGGGTGTTCGGCCGGTCGACGTACGGCGACACGGACGGCCTCGCCGACATCGGCTTCGTCGCCCAGGACACCCCGCTCTACCGCGACTTCACGGCGTCCGAGCTGGTCGTCGCCGGGGGCAAGCTGAACAAGCGGTGGGACGCCACGTTGGCTCGCCAGCGGCTGGCGCAGCTCGGCATTCCGCCGGACAAGCCGGTCGGCAAGCTCTCCGGCGGGCAACGGGCCCAGGTGGCGCTCGCCCTCGCACTCGCCAAGCAGCCCCGGCTGCTGCTGCTCGACGAGCCGGTGGCGAGCCTCGACCCGCTGGCCCGGCGGGAGTTCCTCCAGTCGCTGATGGGCAGCGTCGCGGAATCCGGCACCACCGTCCTGCTCTCCTCGCACCTGCTGGCCGACCTGGAGCGCGTCTGCGACTACCTGATCGTGCTGAACGCCGCCAAGGTGCAGCTCACCGGCGCGGTCGACGACCTGGTCGCCGAGCACCGACAGTTGGTCGGCCCACGACACGACGGCGGCGTGATCGGGGGCGTCGCCGCCGTCGTCCGGGCCAGCCACACCGACCGGCAGTCGACACTGCTGGTCCGCACCGACGGGCCGGTCACCGATCCGGCCTGGACCATCCGTGAGGTCAGCCTGGAGGACGTCGTCCTGGCCTACCTCGCCGAGGGCACCGCGCAGACCAGGCACAGCGAGTGGGGGGTGGCAGCATGA
- a CDS encoding ABC transporter permease has translation MIWLTWRQHRKQALFTLLAFAVLAAVLVPIGLSMRNSFADLGLTDCAAQLARADVAATTRETCEGSFQRFSNQYGSLNLLAVLLITLPVLVGLFWGAPLVAREVEQGTHRFVWTQGVGRTRWALTKFGLVGAAVLLLAIGYGLGMSWWVEPLTQAAQEGRLGMIVFDLQGIVPIGYTLFAVALGVFAGTVWKRMLPAMGITLAGFIGARAAVEVLARPHYLAARTKTFPIEGDGARESSRGDWILAQGIRNPDGTMIAEDTRIQCPTGGRGPDGRVCGAELGLEPGAYNWQLYQPADRFWLFQGIETGIFVAVALLLLYLAVRRVRRIA, from the coding sequence ATGATCTGGTTGACCTGGCGGCAACACCGCAAGCAGGCACTCTTCACACTGCTGGCGTTCGCCGTGCTGGCGGCCGTGCTGGTGCCGATCGGCCTGTCGATGCGGAACAGCTTCGCCGACCTCGGGCTGACGGACTGCGCCGCCCAGCTCGCCCGTGCCGACGTCGCCGCGACGACCCGCGAGACCTGCGAGGGGAGCTTCCAACGCTTCAGCAACCAGTACGGCAGCCTCAACCTGCTGGCCGTCCTGCTGATCACCCTGCCGGTGCTGGTCGGCCTGTTCTGGGGCGCCCCACTGGTCGCCCGGGAGGTGGAGCAGGGCACGCACCGGTTCGTCTGGACCCAGGGCGTCGGCCGCACCCGCTGGGCGCTGACGAAGTTCGGGCTGGTCGGCGCCGCCGTGCTGCTCCTCGCGATCGGCTACGGCCTGGGCATGTCGTGGTGGGTCGAGCCGCTGACCCAGGCCGCCCAGGAGGGCCGCCTCGGCATGATCGTCTTCGACCTGCAGGGCATCGTCCCGATCGGCTACACGCTCTTCGCCGTGGCGTTGGGCGTCTTCGCCGGCACCGTCTGGAAGCGGATGCTGCCCGCCATGGGCATCACCCTCGCCGGGTTCATCGGAGCCCGGGCGGCGGTGGAGGTCCTGGCCCGGCCGCACTACCTGGCCGCCCGCACCAAGACCTTCCCGATCGAGGGGGACGGAGCACGGGAGAGCAGCCGGGGAGACTGGATCCTCGCCCAGGGTATCCGGAACCCGGACGGGACGATGATCGCGGAGGACACCCGGATCCAGTGCCCGACGGGCGGGAGAGGGCCGGACGGTCGGGTCTGCGGCGCCGAGCTGGGCCTCGAACCGGGAGCGTACAACTGGCAGCTCTACCAGCCGGCCGACCGGTTCTGGCTGTTCCAGGGCATCGAGACGGGCATCTTCGTCGCCGTCGCCCTGCTGCTGCTCTACCTGGCCGTGCGCCGGGTCCGCCGGATCGCCTAG
- a CDS encoding DNA glycosylase AlkZ-like family protein — translation MLSPFDRLVHDRVRLEELFEYAYVLEMYKPKANRRWGYFALPILHGDRLVGKVDATADRRRGTFTVHAVHEDVPFTAQVSRAVHDELRDLASWLSLTPEGLR, via the coding sequence GTGTTGTCGCCGTTCGACAGGTTGGTGCACGACCGGGTCCGCCTCGAAGAGCTCTTCGAGTACGCGTACGTGCTGGAGATGTACAAGCCGAAGGCGAACCGCCGATGGGGCTACTTCGCGTTGCCGATCCTGCACGGCGACCGGCTGGTGGGGAAGGTCGACGCCACGGCCGACCGTCGGCGCGGCACGTTCACCGTGCACGCCGTCCACGAGGACGTGCCCTTCACCGCGCAGGTGAGCCGCGCCGTGCACGACGAGCTGCGCGACCTGGCGTCCTGGCTCTCGCTGACCCCGGAGGGTCTGCGCTGA
- a CDS encoding ROK family transcriptional regulator, giving the protein MAAPVRARPTGVGRTTESPLPAVPGASQEEIRRQNLGAVLRYVHLHGPTSRAELTSQLGLNRSTIGALAADLVASGLVTEGAPASVRRAGRPSLVVSPRSDRVYAHALSIDAARLRAARVGLGGQILDLREIPRPSGTSAIDAVRPLADLVRDMERSVAPDALLVGGAVAATDTTREPDGRIRIAGVDETLGVALEAEFSAGPGFVTGDLADIAALAEQVRGVATGIDDIIYLHGDLGISAGIIVGGRLVIGHRGHSGKVGHMVVNPNGLPCGCGSRGCWETEISEAALLRHAGRDPSDRAAVAEVLRAAADGDRTAGAAVAQVADWLGFGVANLVNVVNPDAVVFGGSLRDIFTAGADVVRERLDTMPLPASREYLRLRAAALGRDAVLIGAAELAFDKLLADPLNVGVVGQMDPVDPI; this is encoded by the coding sequence GTGGCGGCACCAGTCCGGGCCAGGCCAACCGGCGTCGGTCGTACCACCGAATCACCGCTTCCGGCGGTCCCTGGCGCGAGCCAGGAGGAGATCCGGCGGCAGAACCTCGGCGCCGTCCTGCGCTACGTCCACCTGCACGGACCGACGTCCCGGGCCGAACTGACCAGCCAGCTCGGCCTCAACCGCAGCACCATCGGCGCCCTCGCCGCCGACCTGGTGGCCAGCGGGCTGGTCACCGAGGGGGCGCCGGCGAGCGTGCGCCGCGCCGGTCGGCCGTCGCTGGTGGTCAGTCCCCGCTCCGACCGGGTCTACGCGCACGCCCTGAGCATCGACGCGGCCCGGTTACGCGCCGCTCGGGTCGGTCTCGGGGGGCAGATCCTGGACCTGCGGGAGATCCCGCGACCCAGCGGCACGTCGGCGATCGACGCCGTCCGGCCCCTCGCCGACCTGGTCCGGGACATGGAACGATCCGTGGCCCCCGACGCCCTGCTGGTCGGTGGGGCGGTCGCGGCCACCGACACCACCCGCGAGCCGGACGGCAGGATCCGGATCGCCGGCGTCGACGAGACGCTCGGTGTCGCCCTGGAGGCGGAGTTCAGCGCCGGCCCGGGTTTCGTGACCGGCGACCTGGCCGACATCGCTGCCCTGGCCGAGCAGGTCCGTGGTGTGGCGACGGGCATCGACGACATCATCTACCTGCACGGCGACCTCGGCATCAGCGCCGGCATCATCGTCGGTGGTCGGCTGGTGATCGGCCACCGGGGCCACAGCGGCAAGGTCGGCCACATGGTGGTCAACCCGAACGGCCTGCCCTGCGGCTGCGGGTCGCGTGGCTGCTGGGAGACCGAGATCTCCGAAGCGGCCCTGCTGCGGCACGCCGGCCGGGATCCGAGCGACCGCGCGGCGGTGGCCGAGGTGCTGCGCGCGGCGGCGGACGGCGACCGGACCGCCGGCGCGGCGGTCGCGCAGGTCGCCGACTGGCTCGGCTTCGGTGTGGCGAACCTGGTCAACGTGGTCAACCCGGACGCCGTGGTGTTCGGTGGGTCGCTTCGCGACATCTTCACCGCCGGCGCGGACGTGGTCCGTGAGCGGCTGGACACCATGCCACTGCCCGCCTCCCGCGAGTACCTGCGGTTGCGTGCGGCGGCCCTCGGCCGCGACGCCGTCCTGATCGGCGCCGCCGAGTTGGCGTTCGACAAGCTGCTGGCCGACCCGCTCAACGTCGGTGTCGTCGGCCAGATGGATCCCGTCGACCCGATCTAG
- a CDS encoding substrate-binding domain-containing protein, whose protein sequence is MRKFFGTSVVAVSAAAMLALAGCGSGRDGDDAGSKGGDAKGFAANSLIGVALPAKTSENWVLAGDLFTNGLKEAGFQADVQYAGASTTVADQQAQITAMTTKGAKVIVIGATDAAQLATQVAAAHAAGAKVIAYDRLITNTPDLDYYVAFDNFKVGQLQGQALLDGMKAKKPNGPYNIELFSGSPDDNNAGVFFNGAMDVLKPEIDKGNVVVASGQKDVKQTAIQGWKAEGAQARMDQLLTSTYGNKELDGVLSPNDTLARAIITSVKGAGKPVPVVTGQDSEVESVKSIVKGEQYMTINKDTRNLVKETINMVKALQAGNTPQVNDTKSYNNGSKVVDTYLLPPVAVTKANAAEAYANDPKLAPLTK, encoded by the coding sequence ATGCGCAAATTCTTCGGCACGTCGGTGGTCGCGGTCAGCGCCGCCGCCATGCTGGCCCTCGCGGGCTGCGGCTCCGGTCGCGACGGCGACGACGCGGGCTCCAAGGGCGGCGACGCCAAGGGCTTCGCGGCCAACTCGCTGATCGGCGTGGCCCTCCCGGCCAAGACCTCGGAGAACTGGGTCCTCGCCGGTGACCTGTTCACCAACGGTCTCAAGGAGGCCGGTTTCCAGGCTGACGTGCAGTACGCCGGCGCGTCGACCACGGTCGCCGACCAGCAGGCCCAGATCACCGCCATGACCACCAAGGGCGCCAAGGTCATCGTCATCGGCGCGACCGACGCCGCGCAGCTGGCGACCCAGGTCGCCGCGGCGCACGCCGCCGGCGCCAAGGTCATCGCGTACGACCGGCTGATCACCAACACGCCGGACCTCGACTACTACGTCGCGTTCGACAACTTCAAGGTCGGCCAGCTCCAGGGCCAGGCCCTGCTGGACGGCATGAAGGCCAAGAAGCCGAACGGCCCGTACAACATCGAGCTGTTCTCCGGCTCGCCGGACGACAACAACGCCGGTGTCTTCTTCAACGGCGCGATGGACGTGCTCAAGCCGGAGATCGACAAGGGCAACGTCGTCGTCGCCTCGGGTCAGAAGGACGTCAAGCAGACCGCCATCCAGGGCTGGAAGGCCGAGGGTGCGCAGGCCCGCATGGACCAGCTGCTGACCTCCACCTACGGCAACAAGGAGCTGGACGGCGTCCTCTCCCCGAACGACACCCTGGCCCGCGCGATCATCACCTCGGTCAAGGGTGCTGGCAAGCCGGTCCCGGTCGTCACCGGTCAGGACTCCGAGGTCGAGTCGGTCAAGTCGATCGTCAAGGGCGAGCAGTACATGACGATCAACAAGGACACCCGCAACCTGGTGAAGGAGACCATCAACATGGTCAAGGCTCTCCAGGCCGGTAACACCCCGCAGGTGAACGACACCAAGTCCTACAACAACGGCAGCAAGGTCGTCGACACGTACCTGCTCCCGCCGGTCGCCGTCACCAAGGCGAACGCGGCCGAGGCGTACGCCAACGACCCGAAGCTCGCGCCGCTCACCAAGTAA
- the mmsB gene encoding multiple monosaccharide ABC transporter permease, with amino-acid sequence MSRIKDLQKNLFGGTTSNARQFGMIFTLVAIVLIFQIWTNGLTLRSDNLIALFQQNSYILILAIGMLMVIVAGHIDLSVGSVAAFTGILVAKSMTEWDLPWPAAIVFGLAIGAVIGAWQGFWVAYIGVPAFIVTLAGMLLFRGGNQFIGNAQSIPVPEGFREIGSGFLPEFGPNTGYNNATLLLGLAAAVAVVWREIQARNTRRAMDADPAPMWISILRMAVMVGVIAFAALRFASGRVGTSFPISGIILVALVIAYSFYTRNTAGGRHIYAVGGNSRAAELSGVKLKRVNFFVMMNMSILASLAGMIFVARSQASGPQDGNGWELDAIAAVFIGGAAVAGGIGTISGSIVGGLVMAVLNNGLQLQGVGTDKVQIIKGLVLLLAVAIDVYNKSQGRFSIIGSLMRPFRRDDSAPPASPPDAEREPAKAAVSG; translated from the coding sequence ATGAGCCGTATCAAGGACCTTCAGAAGAACCTGTTTGGAGGCACGACCTCCAACGCCCGTCAGTTCGGCATGATCTTCACCCTGGTGGCGATCGTTCTGATCTTCCAGATCTGGACCAACGGGCTGACGCTGCGGTCGGACAACCTGATCGCGCTGTTCCAGCAGAACTCGTACATCCTGATTCTGGCCATCGGCATGCTCATGGTGATCGTCGCCGGGCACATCGACCTGTCGGTCGGCTCGGTCGCGGCGTTCACCGGCATCCTGGTCGCCAAGTCGATGACCGAGTGGGATCTGCCCTGGCCCGCCGCCATCGTGTTCGGCCTCGCCATCGGCGCGGTGATCGGCGCCTGGCAGGGCTTCTGGGTGGCGTACATCGGGGTGCCGGCGTTCATCGTCACCCTGGCCGGCATGCTGCTCTTCCGCGGTGGCAACCAGTTCATCGGCAACGCGCAGAGCATCCCGGTGCCGGAGGGCTTCCGGGAGATCGGCTCGGGCTTCCTGCCCGAGTTCGGCCCGAACACCGGCTACAACAACGCCACGCTGCTGCTCGGCCTGGCCGCCGCGGTAGCCGTGGTGTGGCGCGAGATCCAGGCCCGCAACACCCGTCGGGCGATGGACGCCGACCCGGCGCCCATGTGGATCTCGATCCTGCGGATGGCCGTCATGGTCGGGGTCATCGCCTTCGCGGCGCTGCGCTTCGCCAGTGGTCGCGTCGGCACCAGCTTCCCGATCTCCGGCATCATCCTGGTGGCGCTGGTCATCGCGTACTCCTTCTACACCCGCAACACGGCCGGTGGCCGGCACATCTACGCGGTGGGCGGTAACTCCCGGGCGGCCGAGCTGTCCGGCGTGAAGCTCAAGCGGGTCAACTTCTTCGTCATGATGAACATGTCCATCCTGGCCTCGCTGGCCGGCATGATCTTCGTGGCCCGTTCGCAGGCATCTGGCCCGCAGGACGGTAACGGCTGGGAGCTGGACGCCATCGCCGCTGTCTTCATCGGTGGCGCAGCCGTCGCCGGTGGTATCGGCACCATCAGCGGCTCGATCGTCGGTGGTCTGGTCATGGCCGTGCTCAACAACGGCCTCCAGCTTCAGGGCGTGGGCACCGACAAGGTCCAGATCATCAAGGGCCTGGTCCTGCTGCTGGCCGTCGCGATCGACGTCTACAACAAGAGCCAGGGGCGCTTCTCCATCATCGGGAGCCTGATGCGGCCGTTCCGCCGCGACGACTCCGCCCCGCCCGCCTCACCGCCGGACGCGGAGCGCGAGCCCGCCAAGGCAGCGGTGTCCGGCTGA
- the mmsA gene encoding multiple monosaccharide ABC transporter ATP-binding protein, translating to MSDVPILLEMRSITKEFPGVKALSDVNLVVRAGEIHAICGENGAGKSTLMKVLSGVYPHGSYDGQIVYQGSESKFSDIRASENAGIVIIHQELALIPGMSIAENIFLGNEPRKRGAIDWKAANRMALDLMARVGLEEDPDTLIKDIGVGKQQLVEIAKAFAKDVKLLILDEPTAALNEADSRHLLDLLRGFRSRGITSIMISHKLNEIEAIADQITILRDGRTVETLDVKADGVDEDRIVRGMVGRELSSRFPDHTPKIGDVFFEVRNWNVRHPISADRMVCKNESFVVRRGEIVGFAGLMGAGRTELAMSVFGRSYGVYESGTIIKDGKEIVLKSVADAIDNGLAYVSEDRKALGLNLLDDIKTSTVAAKLSKISHHGVLNEVEEYQAAESYRKELRTKAPTVDEGVSKLSGGNQQKVVLAKWMFTDPDLLILDEPTRGIDVGAKYEIYGIIQRLADQGKGVVVISSELPELIGLCDRIYTVFEGAITGEIARADADPETLMKQMTSTKKLATR from the coding sequence ATGAGCGACGTGCCGATCCTCCTTGAGATGCGCTCCATCACCAAGGAGTTCCCCGGAGTCAAGGCCCTCTCCGACGTCAACCTGGTGGTTCGCGCCGGCGAGATCCATGCCATCTGCGGCGAGAACGGTGCGGGCAAGTCCACGCTGATGAAGGTGCTCAGCGGGGTCTACCCACACGGCAGCTACGACGGCCAGATCGTCTACCAGGGGTCGGAGAGCAAGTTCTCCGACATCCGGGCCAGCGAGAACGCCGGCATCGTGATCATTCACCAGGAGCTCGCGCTCATTCCGGGCATGTCGATCGCCGAGAACATCTTCCTCGGCAACGAACCGCGCAAGCGGGGCGCGATCGACTGGAAGGCCGCGAACCGCATGGCGCTGGACCTGATGGCCCGGGTCGGTCTGGAGGAGGATCCGGACACCCTGATCAAGGACATCGGCGTCGGTAAGCAGCAGCTCGTGGAGATCGCCAAGGCGTTCGCCAAGGACGTGAAGCTGCTCATCCTCGACGAGCCCACCGCGGCGCTGAACGAGGCCGACTCCCGGCACCTGCTGGACCTGCTGCGCGGGTTCCGCTCCCGCGGCATCACCTCGATCATGATCTCGCACAAGCTCAACGAGATCGAGGCGATCGCCGACCAGATCACCATCCTGCGCGACGGCCGGACCGTGGAGACCCTCGACGTCAAGGCGGACGGGGTCGACGAGGACCGGATCGTGCGGGGCATGGTCGGCCGTGAGCTGAGCAGCCGGTTCCCGGACCACACCCCGAAGATCGGCGACGTCTTCTTCGAGGTCCGCAACTGGAACGTCCGACACCCGATCTCCGCCGACCGGATGGTCTGCAAGAACGAGAGCTTCGTGGTGCGCCGCGGCGAGATCGTCGGCTTCGCCGGCCTGATGGGCGCGGGCCGCACCGAGCTCGCGATGAGCGTCTTCGGTCGCTCCTACGGGGTGTACGAGTCGGGCACGATCATCAAGGACGGCAAGGAGATCGTCCTGAAGTCGGTGGCGGACGCCATCGACAACGGGCTCGCGTACGTCAGCGAGGACCGCAAGGCGCTCGGCCTCAACCTGCTCGACGACATCAAGACGTCGACGGTGGCCGCCAAGCTGTCCAAGATCTCGCACCACGGCGTGCTGAACGAGGTCGAGGAGTACCAGGCGGCCGAGTCGTACCGCAAGGAGCTGCGGACCAAGGCCCCCACGGTCGACGAGGGCGTCTCCAAGCTCTCCGGCGGCAACCAGCAGAAGGTCGTCCTGGCCAAGTGGATGTTCACCGACCCGGACCTGCTGATCCTCGACGAGCCGACCCGCGGCATCGACGTGGGTGCGAAGTACGAGATCTACGGCATCATCCAGCGGCTCGCCGACCAGGGGAAGGGCGTCGTCGTCATCTCCTCGGAGCTGCCTGAGCTGATCGGGCTCTGCGACCGCATCTACACCGTGTTCGAAGGCGCCATCACGGGCGAGATCGCTCGGGCGGACGCGGACCCGGAGACCCTCATGAAGCAGATGACCTCGACGAAGAAGTTGGCCACCCGATGA
- a CDS encoding alpha/beta fold hydrolase, translating into MPTLLLAGADTWEPMPTTVNASAAAMPTARHVVRPGQSHFATMTAPHLFADALRQVFAEVSG; encoded by the coding sequence GTGCCGACGCTCCTGCTGGCGGGCGCCGACACGTGGGAGCCGATGCCCACCACCGTCAACGCTTCGGCGGCGGCGATGCCGACGGCGCGTCACGTCGTCAGGCCCGGCCAGTCGCACTTCGCGACCATGACGGCACCCCACCTCTTCGCCGACGCGCTGCGGCAGGTCTTCGCGGAGGTCTCGGGATAG
- a CDS encoding maleylpyruvate isomerase family mycothiol-dependent enzyme, giving the protein MTTPSAGPPGPTPTDLMVMISDERRRAADLIDTLTPEQLGVPSLCGAWTVRQVAAHLVAPFAARRRWVLPLLLRSRFNLHHANARLAEMVARRPADEISALLRENAETPFRAPRVGFLGQLTDLQVHGQDIRRPLGLPHDLRPDRLRTSLDFLVHRRAIGSFVRRGHTDGLRFEATDLGWASGEGRVVRGAAEAVMLALTGRSIVLAELSGDGVPILRDRLAR; this is encoded by the coding sequence ATGACCACGCCGTCCGCCGGCCCGCCAGGTCCCACACCCACCGACCTCATGGTCATGATCAGCGACGAGCGGCGACGGGCCGCCGACCTGATCGATACGCTGACGCCCGAGCAACTGGGCGTCCCGAGTTTGTGCGGCGCATGGACCGTCCGGCAGGTGGCCGCTCATCTCGTCGCCCCCTTCGCCGCTCGCCGCCGCTGGGTTCTGCCCCTCCTGCTACGGAGTCGCTTCAATCTGCACCACGCCAACGCCCGGCTGGCCGAGATGGTCGCCCGCCGACCGGCCGATGAGATCTCGGCGCTGCTGCGCGAGAACGCCGAGACGCCGTTCCGGGCACCGCGGGTTGGCTTCCTCGGCCAGCTCACCGACCTCCAGGTGCACGGACAGGACATCCGCCGCCCGCTGGGCCTGCCGCACGACCTGCGTCCCGATCGGCTCCGGACGTCGCTGGACTTCCTGGTGCACCGTCGCGCGATCGGTTCCTTCGTGCGCAGAGGTCACACCGACGGCCTGCGGTTCGAGGCGACCGACCTGGGCTGGGCATCAGGGGAGGGGCGAGTGGTCCGGGGCGCGGCAGAGGCGGTGATGCTCGCGCTGACCGGTCGGTCCATCGTCCTCGCCGAGTTGTCCGGTGACGGCGTCCCGATACTGCGCGACCGGTTGGCCCGCTGA
- a CDS encoding tautomerase family protein, giving the protein MPIVTIQITREGSTPGTSAATAEEKAAVIKGVSEVLRDVLNKPLTSTFVVIDEVATENWGRGGLPVDQFRQQQASE; this is encoded by the coding sequence ATGCCGATCGTCACCATCCAGATCACCCGCGAGGGCAGCACACCCGGCACGTCCGCGGCGACCGCCGAGGAGAAGGCCGCCGTGATCAAGGGCGTGAGCGAGGTGCTGCGCGACGTTCTCAACAAACCGTTGACGTCGACCTTCGTGGTGATCGACGAGGTCGCGACCGAGAACTGGGGTCGCGGCGGCCTGCCGGTCGACCAGTTCCGGCAGCAGCAGGCATCCGAGTAG